In Microbacterium binotii, one DNA window encodes the following:
- a CDS encoding SGNH/GDSL hydrolase family protein: MARIRFPARTVATFAGVVAFALAAAREVLRRQAAHARRQIGKPLGEQAPEADRVWRPGYDGTPIELLVLGDSIAAGLGAERRKDTLGARLARALARRTQRPVRLRTAAVVGSESAALAGQLDALPDDYRADVAVIVVGGNDVTHRIPISRSVASLEDAIERLRQEGTEVVVGTCPDLGALRPVPQPLRSLGSRLSRQLAQAQARAATAAGAWAVSLRHVVGSFFISNPDEMFSLDRFHPSAVGYRRTADALLPSVLAALGEDVRLPSGHRAPDTRDALAGRG, encoded by the coding sequence GTGGCCCGCATCCGATTCCCCGCGCGCACGGTCGCAACGTTCGCCGGCGTCGTCGCGTTCGCGCTCGCCGCCGCCCGCGAGGTGCTGCGGCGCCAGGCCGCGCACGCCCGCCGGCAGATCGGCAAGCCGCTCGGCGAGCAGGCGCCGGAGGCCGATCGCGTGTGGCGTCCCGGCTACGACGGCACCCCGATCGAGCTGCTCGTGCTGGGGGACTCGATCGCCGCGGGACTCGGTGCCGAACGGCGCAAGGACACCCTCGGCGCGCGCCTCGCCCGCGCGCTCGCCCGCCGCACGCAGCGCCCCGTGCGTCTGCGCACCGCGGCGGTGGTCGGCTCCGAGTCCGCCGCGCTCGCCGGCCAGCTCGACGCCCTGCCCGACGACTATCGCGCGGACGTCGCCGTGATCGTGGTCGGCGGCAACGACGTGACGCACCGCATCCCGATCTCACGCTCGGTGGCTTCACTGGAGGACGCGATCGAGCGGCTGCGACAGGAGGGCACCGAGGTCGTGGTGGGCACCTGCCCGGATCTGGGTGCGCTGCGACCGGTGCCGCAGCCGCTGCGCTCGCTCGGCTCACGCCTGTCGCGCCAGCTGGCGCAGGCGCAGGCGCGCGCCGCGACCGCAGCCGGCGCGTGGGCCGTGTCGTTGCGACACGTCGTGGGATCGTTCTTCATCTCGAACCCCGACGAGATGTTCAGCCTCGACCGGTTCCATCCGAGCGCGGTCGGCTACCGCCGTACCGCCGACGCGCTGCTGCCGTCGGTGCTCGCCGCGCTCGGCGAAGACGTGCGGCTGCCCTCCGGACACCGGGCCCCTGACACGCGGGACGCGCTCGCCGGCAGGGGTTGA
- a CDS encoding Na+/H+ antiporter NhaA has product MHLLRSERFPAVVLLIAAGLGLFLANSPLAPGVVAVKEAHVGIPGLLDLSVSHWIQDGLLAIFFFVAAIELWHELTEGQLSSLRKAVQPAIAAAGGVITPIVVFALIAMGTSSASGWPIPTATDIAFALGVLAVFGRGLPPGVRAFLLALAILDDIVGIVFIAVLFTDGVDLFLLLAALVGVILFSLLSRRLTRRNRVPLGIVLVLLGILVWVLVYLSGVHATIAGVALGLAMASKPAARVRAGLEPWVNGLVLPLFALSAASVAIPAVGLDELQPVFWGVLIALPVGKLLGITVFGWLSQRLEDPEERLRFADLLAAGALGGIGFTVSLLLSELAFADDAMLRDEATLGVLGGSLVSLVVAAVLVAWRARHYRREERRV; this is encoded by the coding sequence ATGCATCTGCTTCGTTCCGAGCGCTTTCCCGCCGTCGTCCTGCTGATCGCGGCGGGGCTCGGACTGTTCCTGGCCAACTCGCCGCTCGCGCCGGGTGTGGTCGCGGTCAAGGAGGCGCACGTCGGCATCCCCGGACTGCTCGATCTCTCGGTCTCGCACTGGATCCAGGACGGCCTGCTCGCGATCTTCTTCTTCGTCGCGGCCATCGAGCTCTGGCACGAGCTCACCGAGGGGCAGCTGAGCTCGCTCCGCAAGGCCGTGCAGCCGGCGATCGCGGCCGCGGGCGGTGTGATCACCCCGATCGTCGTGTTCGCACTCATCGCGATGGGCACCTCGTCGGCGTCGGGGTGGCCGATCCCCACCGCGACCGACATCGCCTTCGCCCTCGGGGTGCTCGCCGTCTTCGGCCGGGGCCTCCCGCCGGGCGTGCGGGCGTTCCTGCTGGCGCTCGCGATCCTCGACGACATCGTGGGCATCGTGTTCATCGCCGTGCTCTTCACCGACGGCGTCGACCTCTTCCTCCTGCTCGCCGCCCTCGTGGGCGTCATCCTGTTCTCGCTGCTCAGCCGACGGCTCACCCGTCGCAACCGGGTGCCGCTGGGCATCGTGCTGGTGCTGCTGGGCATCCTCGTGTGGGTGCTCGTGTACCTCTCGGGCGTGCACGCGACGATCGCGGGCGTCGCGCTGGGGCTCGCGATGGCGTCGAAGCCCGCCGCCCGGGTGCGGGCGGGACTGGAGCCCTGGGTGAACGGGCTGGTGCTGCCGCTGTTCGCGCTGTCGGCCGCATCCGTCGCCATCCCCGCGGTCGGGCTCGACGAGCTGCAGCCGGTCTTCTGGGGCGTGCTGATCGCCCTTCCGGTGGGCAAGCTCCTGGGCATCACCGTGTTCGGCTGGCTTTCTCAGCGGCTGGAAGACCCGGAGGAACGCCTGCGGTTCGCCGATCTCCTCGCCGCCGGCGCGCTCGGCGGCATCGGGTTCACCGTGTCGCTGCTGCTGTCGGAGCTCGCGTTCGCCGACGACGCGATGCTGCGCGACGAGGCGACGCTCGGCGTGCTCGGTGGGTCGTTGGTCTCCCTCGTGGTGGCGGCGGTGCTCGTAGCATGGCGGGCACGGCACTACCGACGCGAGGAGCGCAGGGTATGA
- a CDS encoding MazG family protein — MNDADAASDGLRRAAEVMHEVRERCVWSQQIDHAALVPYLVEESAEVIDAVENGDRKELREELGDLLWQVLFHAEIASRDVDDPFDIDDVAGDLADKMVRRHPHVFAGETATTPEEVLVHWNAAKAAEKRERRSVLDGIPAAMPALARAQKVVGRAPGAAIPARPLEITSEEQLGDALLALVARAKAEGWDAERALRTRTRALEEGVRRAEAGLG, encoded by the coding sequence ATGAACGACGCGGATGCGGCCTCCGACGGTCTCCGGCGCGCGGCCGAGGTGATGCACGAGGTGCGTGAGAGGTGCGTCTGGTCGCAGCAGATCGACCACGCCGCTCTCGTGCCGTACCTCGTGGAGGAGAGCGCCGAGGTGATCGACGCGGTCGAGAACGGTGACCGCAAGGAGCTGCGCGAGGAGCTCGGAGATCTGCTGTGGCAGGTGCTGTTCCACGCGGAGATCGCCTCGCGCGACGTCGACGACCCGTTCGACATCGACGACGTCGCCGGCGACCTCGCCGACAAGATGGTGCGCCGGCATCCGCACGTGTTCGCGGGCGAGACGGCCACGACGCCCGAAGAGGTGCTCGTGCACTGGAACGCCGCGAAGGCCGCGGAGAAGCGCGAGCGGCGCAGCGTGCTCGACGGGATCCCCGCCGCGATGCCGGCGCTGGCCCGCGCGCAGAAGGTCGTCGGGCGCGCGCCCGGCGCAGCCATTCCGGCGCGTCCGCTCGAGATCACCTCGGAGGAGCAGCTCGGCGACGCCCTGCTCGCCCTCGTGGCGCGGGCGAAGGCCGAGGGGTGGGATGCGGAGCGGGCCCTGCGCACCCGCACGCGCGCGCTGGAGGAGGGTGTGCGCCGGGCCGAAGCCGGTTTGGGATGA
- a CDS encoding phosphoenolpyruvate carboxylase yields the protein MLEPTPTEAIRVVGRHEAGQEIPDQMRADVRVLGSLLGQVLQESGSAGLYEDVERLRVATIQAYTDPSDEAFERAAEIADSFTIERADEVARAFTVYFHLVNLAEEHQRVRVLRERDGQPEPEGRTDSIRSALRQLASEVGDDVALERLQSLRFHPVFTAHPTEARRRAISTGIRRLSELLDEYDSLTEGGVDQRRARRRMLEEIDTLWRTAPLRAEKPSPTDEVRAIMAVFDDTLFTTVPRVYRRVDDALGEGAGNRPPLVRPFVRVGTWVGGDRDGNPFVTAKVTRKAAGIASEHVLLGLERTALRIGRTLTLDATSTPPSDALVALWNRLRSADEEAAAEIAKRSPNEPHRRILLMVARRIAATRTRNADLAYRDPEHLLADLRTVQQSLADAGAARQAYGALQQLVWQVETYGFHLAELEVRQHSAVHKKVLAELEAGGERSELTEEVLEVFRAIAYIQERFGPRAAGRYIVSFTQSAEDLANVHRLARYAVGADGTAPVLDVIPLFETFADLQAAPGILAEIAEHPEFAARLDATGRRLEVMLGYSDSSKDVGPVAANLALYEAQAEIAAWAQASNIELTLFHGRGGALGRGGGPANSAILAQPPHSVDGRFKLTEQGEVIFARYGDPQIAMRHIDQVAAAILMASAPSNEARNRRGAEMFAEIAQVLEDSSRERFYSLVKAPGFAPWFATVTPMEEVGLLALGSRPARRGLSVESLEDLRAIPWVFAWSQARINLAGWFGLGTALETVGDEQLLRTAYAEWPLFRAMIDNVAMSLAKADDRIAREYLRLGDRDDLASLVMEEMSLTRDWVVRIVGGDAPLANKAVLQRAVKLRSPYVDALSLLQLRALRALRDAPADAPADTANQRLLLLSVSGVAAGLQNTG from the coding sequence ATGCTCGAACCCACCCCCACCGAGGCCATTCGCGTCGTCGGACGCCACGAGGCAGGGCAGGAGATCCCCGATCAGATGCGCGCGGACGTGCGCGTGCTCGGCTCCCTGCTCGGACAGGTGCTGCAGGAGAGCGGCTCGGCGGGTCTGTACGAGGACGTCGAACGCCTCCGTGTGGCGACGATCCAGGCCTACACCGACCCGAGCGACGAGGCCTTCGAGCGCGCCGCCGAGATCGCCGACTCGTTCACGATCGAGCGTGCCGACGAGGTCGCCCGCGCCTTCACCGTCTACTTCCACCTCGTGAACCTCGCCGAGGAGCACCAGCGCGTGCGGGTGCTGCGCGAGCGCGACGGCCAGCCGGAGCCCGAGGGCCGCACCGACTCCATCCGCTCGGCGCTGCGCCAGCTCGCGTCCGAGGTCGGCGACGACGTGGCGCTCGAGCGCCTGCAGTCCCTGCGGTTCCACCCCGTCTTCACCGCCCACCCGACCGAGGCGCGCCGCCGCGCGATCTCGACCGGCATCCGTCGTCTGTCCGAGCTGCTCGACGAGTACGACTCGCTCACCGAGGGCGGCGTCGACCAGCGCCGCGCGCGCCGTCGGATGCTGGAGGAGATCGACACCCTCTGGCGCACCGCGCCGCTGCGCGCCGAGAAGCCGTCGCCCACCGACGAGGTGCGCGCGATCATGGCCGTCTTCGACGACACCCTGTTCACGACCGTCCCCCGCGTGTATCGCCGCGTCGACGACGCGCTCGGCGAGGGCGCCGGCAACCGCCCCCCGCTCGTGCGTCCCTTCGTGCGCGTGGGCACGTGGGTCGGCGGCGACCGCGACGGCAACCCCTTCGTCACCGCGAAGGTCACGCGCAAGGCCGCCGGCATCGCGAGCGAGCACGTGCTGCTGGGTCTGGAGCGCACCGCGCTGCGGATCGGGCGCACGCTGACCCTCGACGCCACATCCACTCCCCCGAGCGACGCCCTCGTGGCCCTCTGGAACCGCCTGCGCAGCGCCGACGAGGAAGCAGCGGCCGAGATCGCGAAGCGCTCCCCCAACGAGCCGCACCGCCGCATCCTGCTGATGGTCGCGCGCCGGATCGCCGCGACCCGCACCCGCAACGCCGACCTCGCCTACCGCGACCCCGAGCACCTGCTCGCGGACCTGCGCACCGTGCAGCAGTCGCTCGCGGATGCGGGCGCCGCCCGCCAGGCCTACGGCGCCCTGCAGCAGCTGGTGTGGCAGGTCGAGACCTACGGCTTCCACCTCGCCGAGCTCGAGGTGCGCCAGCACTCCGCCGTCCACAAGAAGGTCCTCGCGGAGCTCGAAGCCGGCGGTGAGCGCAGCGAGCTGACCGAAGAGGTGCTCGAGGTCTTCCGCGCGATCGCCTACATCCAGGAGCGCTTCGGACCGCGCGCCGCGGGCCGCTACATCGTGTCGTTCACGCAGTCCGCCGAAGACCTCGCCAACGTGCATCGCCTCGCGCGGTACGCGGTGGGTGCGGACGGCACGGCGCCCGTGCTCGACGTGATCCCCCTGTTCGAGACGTTCGCCGACCTGCAGGCGGCCCCCGGCATCCTGGCCGAGATCGCGGAGCACCCCGAGTTCGCCGCGCGTCTGGATGCCACCGGCCGTCGCCTCGAGGTCATGCTCGGCTACTCCGACTCCTCGAAGGATGTCGGACCCGTCGCGGCGAACCTCGCCCTGTACGAGGCGCAGGCCGAGATCGCCGCGTGGGCGCAGGCCAGCAACATCGAGCTCACCCTCTTCCACGGCCGCGGCGGCGCCCTCGGCCGCGGCGGCGGTCCCGCCAACAGCGCGATCCTCGCGCAGCCGCCGCACTCGGTCGACGGCCGCTTCAAGCTCACCGAGCAGGGCGAGGTCATCTTCGCCCGCTACGGCGACCCGCAGATCGCCATGCGCCACATCGATCAGGTGGCCGCCGCCATCCTCATGGCGTCGGCTCCGTCGAACGAGGCGCGCAACCGCCGCGGCGCCGAGATGTTCGCCGAGATCGCCCAGGTGCTCGAGGACTCCTCGCGCGAGCGGTTCTACTCGCTCGTGAAGGCACCCGGCTTCGCGCCCTGGTTCGCCACCGTCACCCCGATGGAGGAGGTCGGACTCCTCGCCCTGGGCTCGCGTCCCGCCCGCCGCGGGCTGTCGGTCGAGTCGCTCGAAGACCTCCGCGCCATCCCGTGGGTGTTCGCATGGTCGCAGGCGCGCATCAACCTCGCCGGCTGGTTCGGCCTCGGCACGGCGCTGGAGACCGTGGGCGACGAGCAGCTGCTCCGCACCGCCTACGCCGAGTGGCCGCTGTTCCGCGCGATGATCGACAACGTCGCGATGAGCCTCGCGAAGGCCGACGACCGCATCGCCCGCGAGTACCTCCGCCTCGGCGACCGCGACGACCTCGCCTCCCTCGTTATGGAGGAGATGTCGCTCACCCGCGACTGGGTCGTGCGCATCGTCGGCGGCGACGCCCCGCTCGCGAACAAGGCCGTGCTGCAGCGCGCCGTGAAGCTGCGCAGCCCCTACGTCGACGCCCTGTCGCTCCTGCAGCTGCGGGCCCTGCGGGCCCTCCGCGACGCCCCGGCCGATGCACCCGCCGACACCGCCAACCAGCGCCTGCTGCTGCTGTCGGTCTCCGGCGTGGCGGCCGGCCTGCAGAACACCGGCTGA
- a CDS encoding FtsB family cell division protein: MAARTAPPSRSRRSSDAPRRRVDVRDWLGGIRLSGFMIIMLGLVVLGVLVLVPTVGTYLDQQQRIAALQNSVQLTESQIADLQAQSERWDDPAYITTQARERLYYMNPGEIAYIVDNDLTEAQQPREQDAVSDEVQQTRTDWMAQLVGSVITAGAAKTAVADPSAPADGGTPATPAP; encoded by the coding sequence GTGGCAGCACGAACGGCTCCTCCTTCTCGTTCCCGGCGTTCTTCGGATGCGCCCCGCCGCCGCGTCGACGTGCGCGACTGGCTCGGCGGCATCCGGCTCTCCGGCTTCATGATCATCATGCTCGGCCTCGTCGTGCTGGGCGTGCTCGTGCTGGTGCCGACCGTGGGCACCTACCTCGACCAGCAGCAGCGGATCGCGGCACTCCAGAACTCGGTGCAGCTGACCGAGTCGCAGATCGCCGACCTGCAGGCGCAGAGCGAGCGTTGGGACGACCCGGCGTACATCACGACGCAGGCGCGTGAGCGGCTGTACTACATGAATCCGGGCGAGATCGCCTACATCGTCGACAACGACCTGACCGAGGCGCAGCAGCCGCGCGAGCAGGATGCGGTCAGCGACGAGGTGCAGCAGACGCGCACCGACTGGATGGCCCAGCTGGTCGGCTCCGTCATCACCGCGGGGGCTGCGAAGACCGCGGTCGCCGACCCCTCGGCTCCTGCGGACGGCGGGACGCCCGCTACTCCCGCGCCCTGA
- the eno gene encoding phosphopyruvate hydratase has translation MALIEAVGAREILDSRGNPTVEVEVLLDDGVVQRAAVPSGASTGAFEAYELRDGDKSRYGGKGVLKAVNAVIDELGPAIEGVEASEQRVIDQILIETDGTENKSRTGANAILGVSLAVAKAAADSADLPLFRYLGGPNAHLLPVPLFNVINGGEHADNGIDFQEFFLAPIGADTYAESLRWGTEVYHVLKGELKAAGYNTGLGDEGGFAPDLPSNREGLDFLLKAIEKAGFTPGSDIAVGLDVAATEFYKDGVYTVEGKPWSPAQLVDYFADLVANYPIVTIEDALAEDDWDNWKALTEAIGTKVQLVGDDLFVTNPKRLQQGIDLGVANALLVKFNQIGSLTETLDAVALATSNGYRSMWSHRSGETEDTTIADLAVATNAGQIKTGAPARSERVAKYNQLLRIEEELGEAAVFAGRAAFPRFKG, from the coding sequence GTGGCACTTATCGAGGCTGTAGGCGCGCGCGAAATCCTCGACTCGCGCGGTAACCCGACCGTCGAAGTGGAGGTGCTCCTCGATGACGGTGTCGTGCAGCGTGCGGCAGTGCCCTCCGGCGCATCCACCGGCGCGTTCGAGGCGTACGAGCTGCGCGACGGCGACAAGAGCCGCTACGGCGGCAAGGGCGTGCTGAAGGCCGTCAACGCCGTCATCGACGAGCTCGGCCCGGCGATCGAGGGTGTCGAGGCGAGCGAGCAGCGCGTCATCGACCAGATCCTCATCGAGACCGACGGCACCGAGAACAAGTCGCGCACCGGAGCGAACGCCATCCTCGGCGTGAGCCTGGCCGTGGCCAAGGCCGCCGCCGACTCGGCCGACCTGCCGCTGTTCCGCTACCTCGGCGGCCCGAACGCGCACCTGCTGCCCGTTCCGCTGTTCAACGTCATCAACGGCGGCGAGCACGCCGACAACGGCATCGACTTCCAGGAGTTCTTCCTCGCGCCCATCGGTGCGGACACGTACGCCGAGTCGCTGCGCTGGGGCACCGAGGTCTACCACGTCCTCAAGGGCGAGCTGAAGGCGGCCGGCTACAACACGGGCCTGGGCGACGAGGGCGGCTTCGCCCCCGACCTCCCCAGCAACCGCGAGGGCCTCGACTTCCTGCTCAAGGCCATCGAGAAGGCGGGCTTCACGCCCGGCTCCGACATCGCCGTGGGCCTCGACGTCGCCGCGACCGAGTTCTACAAGGACGGCGTGTACACCGTCGAGGGCAAGCCGTGGAGCCCCGCGCAGCTCGTCGACTACTTCGCCGACCTGGTCGCCAACTACCCGATCGTCACGATCGAGGACGCCCTCGCCGAGGACGACTGGGACAACTGGAAGGCCCTCACCGAGGCCATCGGCACCAAGGTGCAGCTCGTCGGCGACGACCTGTTCGTCACCAACCCGAAGCGCCTGCAGCAGGGCATCGACCTCGGTGTCGCCAACGCGCTGCTGGTGAAGTTCAACCAGATCGGCTCGCTCACCGAGACGCTGGATGCGGTGGCTCTGGCCACCAGCAACGGCTACCGCTCGATGTGGTCGCACCGCTCGGGTGAGACCGAGGACACCACGATCGCCGACCTCGCCGTCGCGACCAACGCGGGTCAGATCAAGACCGGTGCGCCCGCTCGGAGCGAGCGCGTCGCGAAGTACAATCAGCTTCTGCGCATCGAAGAGGAACTGGGCGAGGCGGCTGTGTTCGCCGGCCGTGCCGCGTTCCCGCGCTTCAAGGGCTGA
- the hisS gene encoding histidine--tRNA ligase: MRDFLPADKARRERVLAVIRDRYRAHGFDEIETPVMEDYDRLHAGMGGDNEKLAFNVLKRALSPEAITSAADDPAALSDLGLRFDLTVPLARFYASHRAELPGVFRSVQIAPVWRAERPQKGRYRQFVQCDIDIIGDAGARAEAELIVATLDTLDALGLVGASVRINDRRALDGMLEVFGFEASERAGVLITIDKLDKIGPDGVEAELRERGATASAVDAFAAFLARPAAEDTAFGEAHIRAQLPDGIADEVVAHLVGIGEAVSAAVGLDEVPLVFDPFLVRGMGYYTGTIFELAHPSVPYSLGGGGRYDGMIGRFLGQDVPAVGFSIGFERIVDLVSAGEDAGLDAVVLVHDRDVPVAELVAVKSALVTAGSRVRLEQRTKNLKALLERAAADGYTAFATVAAGDDPSELELKPLA, translated from the coding sequence ATGCGCGACTTCCTCCCCGCCGACAAGGCCCGCCGCGAGCGCGTGCTCGCCGTCATCCGCGACCGCTATCGCGCGCACGGCTTCGACGAGATCGAGACGCCGGTCATGGAGGACTACGACCGGCTGCACGCCGGCATGGGCGGCGACAATGAGAAGCTCGCGTTCAACGTGCTCAAGCGCGCCCTGTCGCCCGAGGCGATCACGTCGGCCGCCGACGACCCGGCCGCCCTCAGCGACCTCGGGCTGCGGTTCGACCTCACCGTGCCGCTGGCCCGGTTCTACGCCTCGCACCGCGCCGAGCTTCCTGGCGTCTTCCGTTCCGTGCAGATCGCGCCCGTGTGGCGCGCGGAGCGCCCGCAGAAGGGGCGCTACCGCCAGTTCGTGCAGTGCGACATCGACATCATCGGCGACGCCGGAGCCCGCGCAGAGGCGGAGCTCATCGTCGCGACCCTCGACACGCTCGACGCCCTCGGTCTCGTCGGCGCCAGCGTGCGCATCAACGACCGCCGTGCGCTCGACGGGATGCTGGAGGTCTTCGGCTTCGAGGCGTCCGAGCGTGCCGGCGTGCTCATCACGATCGACAAGCTCGACAAGATCGGTCCGGACGGTGTGGAGGCGGAGCTGCGCGAGCGCGGGGCGACCGCATCCGCCGTCGACGCGTTCGCGGCCTTCCTCGCCCGTCCCGCAGCGGAGGACACCGCGTTCGGTGAGGCGCACATCCGCGCGCAGCTGCCCGACGGCATCGCCGACGAGGTCGTCGCTCACCTCGTGGGCATCGGCGAGGCGGTCAGCGCCGCGGTGGGGCTCGACGAGGTGCCGCTCGTGTTCGACCCGTTCCTCGTGCGCGGCATGGGCTACTACACGGGCACGATCTTCGAGCTCGCGCACCCCTCCGTGCCCTACTCGCTGGGCGGCGGCGGGCGCTACGACGGCATGATCGGCCGCTTCCTCGGTCAGGACGTGCCGGCGGTCGGGTTCTCGATCGGCTTCGAGCGCATCGTCGACCTCGTTTCGGCGGGGGAGGATGCGGGGCTCGACGCCGTCGTGCTGGTGCACGACCGCGACGTGCCGGTCGCCGAGCTCGTGGCGGTGAAGTCCGCGCTCGTGACGGCAGGCTCGCGCGTGCGGCTCGAGCAGCGCACCAAGAACCTGAAGGCGCTGCTGGAGCGCGCGGCCGCCGACGGCTACACGGCGTTCGCGACGGTGGCCGCGGGCGACGACCCGTCCGAGCTCGAGCTCAAGCCGCTCGCGTAG
- a CDS encoding O-methyltransferase: MSDTNPAPTPDGWRAVDAYLTETLVETDPALEDARAAQDAAGLPAIEVVPLTGKLLHLLARMIGARRVLEIGTLGGYSTIWLARAVGERGRVTTIEAEPRNAAVARRSIDDAGVGERVEIRQGRAADVLPHLEGPFDLVFIDADKESNTIYLDWAARLGRTGTVVVVDNVVRAGRIVDPENHESQVEGVRRTLSMLADDDRFDATAVQTLDAKGWDGFAVALITHPGLSSGGSRAERH; encoded by the coding sequence ATGAGCGACACGAACCCGGCACCGACGCCGGACGGCTGGCGCGCCGTCGACGCGTACCTGACCGAGACGCTGGTCGAGACGGACCCCGCGCTGGAGGATGCCCGCGCGGCTCAGGATGCGGCGGGCCTTCCCGCCATCGAGGTCGTGCCGCTGACCGGGAAGCTGCTGCACCTGCTGGCGCGGATGATCGGCGCCCGCCGGGTGCTCGAGATCGGCACGCTCGGCGGCTACTCCACGATCTGGCTCGCGCGCGCCGTGGGGGAGCGAGGGCGGGTGACGACGATCGAGGCCGAGCCGCGCAACGCCGCGGTGGCACGGCGGAGCATCGACGACGCGGGTGTGGGCGAGCGCGTCGAGATCCGCCAGGGGAGGGCGGCGGACGTCCTCCCGCACCTGGAGGGACCGTTCGATCTCGTCTTCATCGACGCCGACAAGGAGTCCAACACGATCTACCTCGACTGGGCCGCGCGTCTCGGTCGCACGGGGACCGTGGTCGTGGTCGACAACGTCGTGCGCGCCGGGCGCATCGTCGATCCGGAGAACCACGAGAGCCAGGTCGAGGGCGTGCGGCGCACGCTGTCGATGCTCGCCGACGACGATCGGTTCGACGCGACGGCCGTGCAGACCCTCGATGCGAAGGGCTGGGACGGCTTCGCGGTGGCGCTCATCACGCATCCGGGGCTTTCTTCCGGTGGGTCTCGCGCCGAGCGTCACTAG
- a CDS encoding APC family permease, with amino-acid sequence MTGPTLQRRLGLGDAIAIGLGSMIGAGVFAVFAPAAQAAGAGLLVGLAIAAVVAFANATSTAQLAAAHPVAGGAWAYGRAELGPWAGFVAGWGFVIGKLASCAAMAMTFAAYAAPAGFERPVAVAAVATLTIVNLLGVTRTARLTRILVAIVLLCLAVVVAAGAVSLPTGAGWTGGEVSPYGVLQSAGLIFFAFAGYARIATMGEEVRDPARTIPRAILGAFAGALTVYAVLAVLCLLVLGPERLAAASAPLAELVSAAGWEWAQPVVRVGAAAASLGALLALIAGIGRTSFAMSRGGDLPSFFAAVHPSRHTPYRAEIAVGAIVMVAVALVDLRGAIGFSSLGVLVYYLVANLAALRQDAAHRRFPRALAALGAAGCAVLAVTLPWQAALAGTGVLAVGVVLRLVFGRRSPTRAA; translated from the coding sequence GTGACCGGCCCCACCCTCCAGCGACGCCTCGGACTCGGTGACGCCATAGCGATCGGTCTGGGCTCGATGATCGGCGCCGGCGTGTTCGCCGTCTTCGCCCCCGCCGCGCAGGCCGCCGGCGCGGGCCTGCTCGTGGGTCTCGCGATCGCGGCGGTCGTCGCCTTCGCGAACGCCACCTCCACAGCGCAGCTCGCCGCCGCGCATCCGGTCGCCGGCGGCGCGTGGGCGTACGGCCGCGCCGAACTCGGACCGTGGGCCGGATTCGTCGCAGGCTGGGGGTTCGTGATCGGCAAGCTCGCGAGCTGCGCCGCCATGGCCATGACCTTCGCGGCCTACGCCGCGCCGGCCGGGTTCGAGCGGCCGGTGGCCGTCGCGGCGGTCGCGACCCTGACGATCGTGAACCTGCTCGGCGTCACCCGCACGGCCCGGCTCACCCGCATCCTGGTCGCGATCGTGCTGCTGTGCCTCGCCGTCGTCGTGGCCGCGGGTGCCGTGTCGCTGCCCACCGGCGCCGGCTGGACGGGCGGCGAGGTCAGCCCGTACGGGGTGCTGCAGTCGGCAGGGCTCATCTTCTTCGCCTTCGCCGGCTACGCCCGCATCGCGACGATGGGCGAGGAGGTGCGCGATCCGGCCCGCACGATCCCCCGCGCGATCCTCGGCGCCTTCGCGGGCGCCCTCACGGTGTACGCGGTCCTCGCCGTGCTGTGCCTGCTCGTGCTCGGCCCGGAACGGCTGGCGGCCGCATCCGCACCCCTCGCCGAACTCGTCTCGGCCGCGGGCTGGGAGTGGGCGCAGCCGGTCGTGCGCGTGGGGGCAGCCGCCGCATCCCTCGGCGCACTCCTCGCCCTCATCGCCGGCATCGGGCGCACCTCGTTCGCGATGTCGCGCGGCGGCGACCTGCCCAGCTTTTTCGCCGCCGTGCATCCGTCGCGGCACACGCCCTACCGCGCCGAGATCGCCGTCGGCGCGATCGTCATGGTCGCGGTCGCCCTCGTCGACCTGCGCGGCGCGATCGGGTTCTCCTCGCTCGGCGTGCTCGTGTACTACCTCGTCGCGAACCTCGCGGCGCTGCGACAGGATGCGGCGCACCGCCGCTTCCCGCGTGCTCTCGCCGCCCTCGGCGCCGCCGGCTGCGCGGTGCTCGCCGTGACGCTGCCGTGGCAGGCGGCCCTCGCCGGAACGGGGGTGCTCGCCGTCGGCGTGGTGCTGCGGCTCGTGTTCGGCCGCCGCAGCCCTACGCGAGCGGCTTGA